The following are encoded in a window of Streptomyces sp. Go-475 genomic DNA:
- a CDS encoding ABC transporter permease has protein sequence MTAPIETTGSQAEAQPEAVLAGVKSQNIEGRSLGQIAWTRFKRDKVAVAGGVVVVLLILTAALSRPLQSLLGLDPNAFHQDLIDPNTTLPKGDFGGMSWDHPLGVEPKFGRDILARILEGSWVSLVVAFGATVLSNAIGTVLGLIAGYYGGRVDAVISRLMDTFLAFPLLLFAIAISATLQGGAFGLEGLPLHILVLIFVIGFFNWPYMGRIVRGQTLALREREFVDASRGMGASGPYILFKELLPNLVAPIIVYSTLLIPTNILFEASLSFLGVGIQPPQASWGGMLNQAVDFFEVDPQYMLVPGLAIFVTVLAFNLLGDGLRDALDPRSR, from the coding sequence GTGACGGCACCGATCGAGACCACCGGATCGCAGGCCGAGGCCCAGCCGGAGGCCGTGCTGGCGGGTGTGAAGTCCCAGAACATCGAGGGCCGGTCCCTCGGGCAGATCGCCTGGACCCGCTTCAAGCGCGACAAGGTGGCGGTCGCGGGCGGCGTCGTGGTCGTGCTGCTCATCCTGACGGCCGCACTGTCCCGCCCGCTCCAGTCGCTGCTGGGCCTCGACCCCAACGCCTTCCACCAGGACCTCATCGACCCCAACACCACCCTCCCCAAGGGTGACTTCGGCGGTATGAGCTGGGACCACCCCCTCGGTGTGGAGCCGAAGTTCGGGCGCGACATCCTCGCCCGCATCCTGGAGGGCTCCTGGGTCTCCCTCGTCGTGGCCTTCGGAGCTACGGTGCTGTCCAATGCGATCGGCACCGTGCTCGGCCTGATCGCGGGCTACTACGGCGGGCGCGTCGACGCGGTCATCAGCCGGCTCATGGACACGTTCCTGGCCTTCCCGCTGCTGCTCTTCGCCATCGCCATCTCGGCGACGCTCCAGGGCGGCGCGTTCGGACTCGAGGGCCTCCCGCTGCACATCCTCGTGCTGATCTTCGTGATCGGCTTCTTCAACTGGCCCTACATGGGCCGCATCGTCCGCGGTCAGACGCTGGCGCTGCGCGAGCGGGAGTTCGTCGACGCCTCACGGGGGATGGGCGCCTCCGGGCCGTACATCCTCTTCAAGGAGCTGCTGCCGAACCTGGTCGCGCCGATCATCGTCTACTCGACGCTGCTCATCCCGACCAACATCCTCTTCGAGGCCTCCCTCAGCTTCCTCGGCGTGGGCATCCAGCCGCCGCAGGCGTCGTGGGGCGGCATGCTCAACCAGGCGGTCGACTTCTTCGAGGTCGATCCCCAGTACATGCTCGTCCCCGGTCTCGCCATCTTCGTCACCGTACTGGCCTTCAACCTCCTCGGTGACGGCCTCCGGGACGCTCTCGACCCCCGCAGCCGCTGA
- a CDS encoding enhanced serine sensitivity protein SseB C-terminal domain-containing protein yields the protein MSASGTAAAGQVEHMLRQVTPGRYDAYEALLRALATPHTGQIWMLLWHGQAGSPDAQYGNMEVDGYGYAPCVTSAQELSASGWNRSYEVVDGVDVARALYPDHYGLWLNPHAPGGGVGIPWLDLRRIATGLDRQPAGPLRLSEPAIEVPQFYALLAQNAHRTPAVRSLRRAWVQPALGAPYLAIGLDVYDASPPAVDSVRAMMQQSLGAVPDGLPVSTVAMSDEHDPVAMWLRANARPFYDREAHATAPVQAPASGYGYPPAQGRY from the coding sequence GTGAGCGCGAGCGGCACGGCCGCGGCCGGACAGGTCGAGCACATGCTGCGCCAGGTCACGCCCGGGCGTTATGACGCCTACGAGGCCCTCCTGCGCGCGCTCGCCACCCCGCACACCGGCCAGATCTGGATGCTCCTGTGGCACGGCCAGGCGGGGTCACCCGACGCCCAGTACGGAAACATGGAGGTCGACGGCTACGGCTACGCCCCCTGCGTCACCTCCGCGCAGGAGCTGTCGGCCAGCGGCTGGAACCGCTCCTACGAGGTGGTCGACGGCGTCGACGTCGCCCGCGCCCTCTACCCCGACCACTACGGCCTCTGGCTCAACCCGCACGCCCCCGGCGGCGGCGTCGGCATCCCCTGGCTCGACCTGCGCCGGATCGCCACGGGCCTGGACCGCCAGCCCGCCGGACCGCTGCGGCTGTCCGAACCGGCCATCGAGGTCCCGCAGTTCTACGCCCTGCTCGCGCAGAACGCCCACCGCACCCCGGCCGTCCGCTCCCTGCGCCGCGCCTGGGTGCAGCCCGCGCTCGGGGCGCCGTACCTCGCGATCGGCCTGGATGTGTACGACGCCTCGCCGCCGGCCGTGGACTCGGTGCGCGCGATGATGCAGCAGTCCCTCGGCGCCGTACCGGACGGGCTCCCCGTCTCGACCGTCGCGATGTCCGACGAGCACGACCCGGTCGCCATGTGGCTGCGGGCGAACGCCCGGCCCTTCTACGACCGCGAGGCCCACGCCACCGCCCCCGTCCAGGCCCCGGCCTCGGGCTACGGCTACCCGCCGGCGCAGGGCCGGTACTGA
- a CDS encoding ABC transporter ATP-binding protein: MTELTKTGAAVGEPTPSGEGPRAFLDVRDLKVHFPTDDGLVKSVDGLSFQLEKGQTLGIVGESGSGKSVTSLAIMGLHRLGNRGKNVRMSGEIWLDGKELVSASPDEVRRLRGHEMAMIFQDPLSAMHPYYTVGNQIVEAYRVHHDVDKKTARRRAVELLDRVGIPEPDKRVNSYPHEFSGGMRQRAMIAMALVNNPELLIADEPTTALDVTVQAQILDLIRDLQKEFGSAVIIITHDLGVVAEIADDILVMYGGRCVERGPVDTIFYQPQHPYTWGLLGSMPRIDREQTDRLIPVKGQPPSLINVPSGCAFNPRCPYADLPKGGITRTERPELREVGGRHFTACHLSQEDRTRIWNEEIAPKL, translated from the coding sequence GTGACCGAACTGACCAAGACCGGGGCCGCCGTGGGCGAGCCGACGCCCAGCGGGGAGGGCCCCCGGGCCTTCCTCGACGTGCGTGACCTCAAGGTGCACTTCCCGACCGACGACGGCCTGGTCAAGTCCGTCGACGGGCTCTCCTTCCAGCTGGAGAAGGGCCAGACCCTCGGCATAGTGGGCGAGTCCGGCTCGGGCAAGTCGGTAACCTCGCTGGCCATCATGGGCCTGCACCGCCTGGGCAACCGCGGCAAGAACGTGCGGATGTCCGGCGAGATCTGGCTCGACGGCAAGGAACTCGTCTCGGCGAGCCCCGACGAGGTGCGCCGGCTGCGCGGCCATGAGATGGCGATGATCTTCCAGGACCCGCTGTCCGCGATGCACCCGTACTACACGGTCGGCAACCAGATCGTCGAGGCGTACCGGGTCCACCACGACGTCGACAAGAAGACCGCCCGCAGGCGCGCCGTCGAACTCCTCGACCGGGTCGGCATCCCCGAGCCCGACAAGCGCGTCAACAGCTACCCGCACGAATTCTCCGGCGGTATGCGCCAGCGCGCGATGATCGCCATGGCGCTGGTCAACAATCCCGAGCTGCTGATCGCGGACGAGCCGACCACCGCGCTCGACGTGACCGTGCAGGCGCAGATCCTCGACCTGATCCGGGACCTGCAGAAGGAGTTCGGCTCCGCGGTCATCATCATCACGCACGACCTCGGCGTGGTCGCCGAGATCGCCGACGACATCCTCGTGATGTACGGCGGGCGCTGTGTGGAGCGCGGACCGGTCGACACGATCTTCTACCAGCCGCAGCATCCCTACACCTGGGGCCTGCTCGGCTCGATGCCGCGGATCGACCGCGAGCAGACCGACCGGCTCATCCCGGTCAAGGGCCAGCCGCCCAGCCTCATCAACGTCCCCTCGGGGTGCGCGTTCAACCCCCGCTGTCCGTACGCGGACCTCCCCAAGGGCGGGATCACCCGCACCGAGCGGCCCGAGCTGCGCGAGGTGGGCGGCAGGCACTTCACCGCCTGCCACCTGTCGCAGGAGGACCGCACCCGGATCTGGAACGAAGAGATTGCGCCGAAGCTGTGA
- a CDS encoding enhanced serine sensitivity protein SseB, which produces MDFPADFSADFPAQTQTHPHGGWPGNELEEVLSASLGAGPSAGGRIVEVLGRSFVWVPLPNGGGPHSGPLDLPGIEIDGQAYVPVFSSEEQFRQVAGSHMPYTIAPAVEFARGLPPHAGIAVNPGGVVGIPLPPPAVAELCRAGRTPLDGPASGGRVRLFEPDWQDDPVDFLAAASAEFEAIGVVLTARRCLAAIETADPVMFVGVELSQWEGDLRALPLEALTRAVTTAPAPWPVNLVLLDVTEDPVGNWMRDRVRPFYQR; this is translated from the coding sequence ATGGACTTCCCGGCGGACTTCTCCGCGGACTTCCCGGCGCAGACGCAGACCCACCCGCACGGCGGATGGCCCGGCAACGAGCTGGAGGAGGTGCTCTCGGCCTCCCTCGGCGCCGGGCCGTCCGCCGGCGGGCGGATCGTCGAGGTGCTCGGCCGGAGTTTCGTGTGGGTCCCGCTGCCCAACGGCGGCGGCCCGCACAGCGGCCCCCTCGACCTGCCCGGCATCGAGATCGACGGCCAGGCGTACGTCCCGGTGTTCAGCTCCGAGGAGCAGTTCCGCCAGGTCGCCGGCTCCCACATGCCGTACACCATCGCCCCCGCCGTGGAGTTCGCCCGCGGTCTGCCCCCGCACGCCGGGATCGCCGTCAACCCGGGCGGTGTCGTCGGCATCCCGCTCCCGCCGCCCGCCGTGGCCGAGCTGTGCCGGGCCGGCCGGACCCCCCTGGACGGCCCCGCCAGCGGCGGCCGGGTCCGCCTCTTCGAGCCGGACTGGCAGGACGACCCGGTGGACTTCCTCGCCGCCGCGTCCGCCGAGTTCGAGGCGATCGGCGTCGTCCTCACCGCCCGCCGCTGCCTCGCCGCCATCGAGACCGCCGACCCCGTGATGTTCGTGGGCGTGGAACTCTCCCAGTGGGAAGGCGACCTGCGGGCCCTGCCCCTGGAGGCCCTGACCCGGGCCGTCACCACGGCACCGGCGCCCTGGCCCGTCAACCTCGTCCTCCTGGACGTGACGGAGGACCCGGTGGGCAACTGGATGAGGGACCGGGTCCGGCCCTTCTACCAGCGGTAG
- a CDS encoding dipeptide ABC transporter ATP-binding protein, with protein MSETDTRAGTTAVTDDEKPLLKVEGLVKHFPIKKGLLQRQAGAVKAVDGIDFEVRRGETLGVVGESGCGKSTMGRLITRLLEPSGGKIEFDGKDITHLGTSGMRPLRRDVQMIFQDPYGSLNPRHTIGTIVSAPFRLQGVEPEGGVKQEVQRLLELVGLSPEHYNRYPHEFSGGQRQRIGIARALALKPRMVVADEPVSALDVSIQAQVVNLMDDLQDELGLTYVIIAHDLSVVRHVSDRIAVMYLGKIVELADRDALYASPMHPYTKALLSAVPIPDPRRRAAKSERILLRGDVPSPIAPPSGCRFHTRCWKATEICRTTEPPLAELRAGQRVACHHPENFADQQPQDTVLLSEAKQAVELVPAAAVEKSAQASKAVAAEGSSAAEAVARSADSGEASGEASGEASGEASGAAGAEESPEAGGSKA; from the coding sequence GTGAGCGAGACCGATACCCGGGCAGGGACGACGGCCGTGACCGACGATGAGAAACCGCTGCTCAAGGTCGAGGGACTGGTCAAGCACTTCCCCATCAAGAAGGGCCTGCTGCAGCGGCAGGCCGGGGCGGTCAAGGCCGTGGACGGCATCGACTTCGAGGTGCGCCGCGGCGAGACCCTCGGCGTCGTCGGCGAGTCCGGCTGCGGCAAGTCGACCATGGGCCGTCTCATCACGCGGCTGCTCGAACCCAGCGGCGGGAAGATCGAGTTCGATGGCAAGGACATCACGCACCTCGGCACGAGCGGCATGCGCCCGCTCCGCCGCGACGTGCAGATGATCTTCCAGGACCCGTACGGCTCGCTGAACCCCCGGCACACCATCGGCACCATCGTCTCGGCGCCGTTCCGGTTGCAGGGCGTGGAACCGGAGGGCGGCGTCAAGCAGGAGGTCCAGCGCCTCCTGGAGCTGGTGGGTCTGAGCCCCGAGCACTACAACCGTTACCCGCACGAGTTCTCCGGCGGTCAGCGGCAGCGCATCGGCATCGCCCGGGCACTGGCCCTGAAGCCGCGGATGGTCGTGGCCGACGAGCCGGTCTCCGCGCTCGACGTGTCGATCCAGGCCCAGGTCGTCAACCTGATGGACGACCTCCAGGACGAGCTCGGCCTGACGTACGTGATCATCGCGCACGACCTGTCGGTCGTCCGGCACGTCTCGGACCGGATCGCGGTGATGTACCTCGGCAAGATCGTCGAGCTGGCCGACCGGGACGCGCTGTACGCCAGTCCGATGCACCCGTACACCAAGGCCCTGCTGTCCGCGGTGCCGATCCCGGATCCGCGGCGCAGGGCGGCCAAGAGCGAGCGCATCCTGCTCAGGGGCGACGTGCCCTCGCCGATCGCCCCGCCGAGCGGGTGCCGCTTCCACACCCGGTGCTGGAAGGCGACGGAGATCTGCAGGACGACCGAGCCGCCGCTGGCGGAGCTGCGCGCCGGGCAGCGGGTCGCCTGCCACCACCCGGAGAACTTCGCCGACCAGCAGCCGCAGGACACCGTGCTCCTCTCGGAGGCCAAGCAGGCCGTGGAGCTCGTGCCGGCGGCGGCCGTGGAGAAGTCGGCGCAGGCGTCGAAGGCCGTGGCCGCCGAGGGTTCCTCCGCTGCCGAGGCCGTCGCGCGGTCGGCGGACTCCGGTGAGGCATCCGGTGAGGCATCCGGTGAGGCATCCGGCGAGGCCTCCGGTGCCGCCGGGGCCGAGGAGTCCCCGGAGGCCGGAGGTTCGAAGGCATAA
- a CDS encoding AAA family ATPase: MNRTTAYATTTGIALPEQPAAAPARAACGPVPAPVVRDLRERAGRGPRALLFGPRDLVVVTGLPGSGKSTLMRRTVPGPRVDSQDTRDRWDRRMPPFLPYAVYRPLVRLAHYAGLRRALRGGEGVVVHDCGTQAWVRRWLAREARRRGGTLHLLLLDVTPEQALAGQRDRGRGVSRYAFLRHRAATTRLLRAVEAGELPSGCGGAIVVDRDAANTLRRIAFTG; the protein is encoded by the coding sequence GTGAACAGGACCACGGCGTACGCCACGACCACGGGCATCGCGCTGCCCGAGCAGCCGGCCGCCGCACCGGCCCGGGCGGCCTGCGGCCCGGTGCCGGCGCCGGTCGTCCGCGATCTGCGCGAGCGCGCCGGCCGCGGCCCGCGCGCGCTGCTGTTCGGCCCCCGCGACCTCGTCGTGGTCACGGGCCTGCCCGGCAGCGGCAAGTCCACGCTCATGCGGCGCACCGTGCCGGGCCCGCGCGTCGACTCCCAGGACACCCGCGACCGCTGGGACCGCCGCATGCCGCCCTTCCTTCCCTACGCGGTCTACCGCCCCCTCGTCCGCCTCGCCCACTACGCCGGGCTGCGCCGCGCCCTGCGCGGCGGCGAGGGGGTCGTCGTGCACGACTGCGGCACGCAGGCGTGGGTCCGCCGCTGGCTGGCCCGCGAGGCCCGCCGCCGGGGCGGCACCCTGCACCTGCTCCTCCTCGACGTCACGCCCGAACAGGCCCTGGCAGGCCAGCGCGACCGCGGCCGCGGCGTCTCGCGCTACGCGTTCCTGCGCCACCGCGCGGCGACCACCCGCCTGCTGCGCGCCGTGGAAGCCGGCGAACTGCCCTCGGGCTGCGGCGGCGCGATCGTGGTCGACCGCGACGCGGCGAACACCCTGCGCCGCATCGCCTTCACGGGCTGA
- the gcvT gene encoding glycine cleavage system aminomethyltransferase GcvT, which yields MSSTGELRHTALDALHRSLGATMTDFAGWDMPLRYGSERDEHTAVRTKAGLFDLSHMGEITVTGPQAAALLDYALVGNIGGVKPGRARYTMICRADGGILDDLIVYRLGETEYMVVANASNAQVVLDALTERAEGFDAEVRDDRDAYALIAVQGPESPGILASLTDADLDGLKYYAGLPGTVAGVPALIARTGYTGEDGFELFVKPEHAVELWQALTKAGEGAGLVPCGLSCRDTLRLEAGMPLYGHELSTSLTPFDAGLGRVVKFEKEGDFVGREALREAAARAEQNPPRVLVGLVAEGRRVPRAGYAVVAGGEVIGEVTSGAPSPTLGKPIAMAYVDAAHAAPGTPGVGVDIRGSHEPYEVVALPFYKRQK from the coding sequence GTGAGCAGTACAGGAGAACTCCGTCACACCGCGCTCGATGCCCTGCATCGTTCGCTCGGCGCGACGATGACCGACTTCGCCGGCTGGGACATGCCCCTGCGCTACGGCTCCGAGCGCGACGAGCACACCGCCGTGCGCACGAAGGCCGGCCTGTTCGACCTCTCCCACATGGGTGAGATCACCGTCACCGGCCCGCAGGCCGCCGCCCTCCTCGACTACGCCCTGGTGGGCAACATCGGCGGCGTGAAGCCGGGCCGCGCCCGCTACACCATGATCTGCCGGGCCGACGGCGGCATCCTCGACGACCTGATCGTGTACCGGCTGGGCGAGACGGAGTACATGGTCGTCGCCAACGCCTCCAACGCCCAGGTCGTCCTGGACGCGCTGACCGAGCGCGCCGAGGGCTTCGACGCCGAGGTGCGCGACGACCGGGACGCCTACGCGCTGATCGCCGTCCAGGGCCCGGAGTCCCCCGGCATCCTGGCGTCCCTCACGGACGCCGACCTCGACGGGCTGAAGTACTACGCCGGTCTGCCCGGCACGGTCGCCGGGGTCCCGGCCCTGATCGCCCGCACCGGCTACACCGGCGAGGACGGCTTCGAGCTGTTCGTGAAGCCGGAGCACGCCGTGGAGCTGTGGCAGGCCCTGACCAAGGCCGGCGAGGGCGCCGGACTGGTCCCGTGCGGGCTGTCCTGCCGCGACACGCTGCGCCTGGAGGCGGGCATGCCGCTGTACGGGCACGAGCTGAGCACCTCCCTGACGCCCTTCGACGCCGGGCTCGGCCGGGTGGTGAAGTTCGAGAAGGAGGGCGACTTCGTGGGCCGCGAGGCCCTGCGCGAGGCAGCCGCCCGGGCCGAGCAGAACCCGCCGCGCGTGCTGGTCGGCCTGGTCGCCGAGGGCCGCCGCGTCCCGCGCGCCGGGTACGCCGTCGTCGCCGGCGGCGAGGTGATCGGCGAGGTCACCTCCGGCGCCCCCTCCCCCACCCTCGGCAAGCCGATCGCCATGGCCTACGTCGACGCCGCGCACGCCGCGCCCGGCACGCCCGGTGTGGGCGTGGACATCCGGGGCAGTCACGAGCCGTACGAGGTCGTGGCGCTGCCGTTCTACAAGCGGCAGAAGTAG
- a CDS encoding ABC transporter permease, which translates to MISYIIRRAIAAVILLLVVTAVTFGIFFLLPRLAGQSPDQLAAQYIGKNPSPEDILAVKQNLGLDKPVYEQYWEFIKGIVSGATYNLGPNTVKCELPCFGYSFKNHIEVWPQLVDRLPVTISLAAGAAVLWLLSGVAAGVISALKPGSFFDRAAMGVALAGVSLPMFFTGQLALLVFSYQLDIFGRTYVPFTENPSQWANTLFLPWCSLALLYSAIYARLTRSGMLETMNEDFIRTARAKGLKERKVVVKHGLRAALTPIVTVFGMDIGLLLGGAVITESVFSLPGIGQYAVQAITDNDLPPILGVTLLAAFFVVLCNLVVDVLYATVDPRVRLS; encoded by the coding sequence GTGATCTCGTACATCATCCGCCGGGCGATCGCGGCAGTGATCCTGCTGCTGGTCGTCACCGCGGTCACCTTCGGCATCTTCTTCCTGCTGCCGAGACTGGCCGGGCAGAGTCCCGACCAGCTGGCCGCCCAGTACATCGGAAAGAACCCTTCGCCCGAGGACATCCTGGCGGTCAAGCAGAACCTCGGGCTCGACAAGCCGGTCTACGAGCAGTACTGGGAGTTCATCAAGGGGATCGTCTCCGGCGCCACCTACAACCTCGGCCCGAACACGGTCAAGTGCGAGCTGCCCTGCTTCGGTTATTCCTTCAAGAACCACATCGAAGTCTGGCCCCAGCTCGTGGACCGGCTGCCGGTGACCATCTCCCTGGCCGCGGGCGCCGCCGTGCTGTGGCTGCTGTCGGGCGTCGCCGCCGGTGTGATCTCCGCGCTCAAGCCGGGCTCGTTCTTCGACCGCGCCGCGATGGGCGTGGCCCTCGCCGGTGTGTCGCTCCCCATGTTCTTCACCGGCCAGCTGGCCCTGCTCGTCTTCAGCTATCAGCTGGACATCTTCGGGCGGACCTATGTGCCGTTCACCGAGAACCCGTCCCAGTGGGCCAACACCCTGTTCCTGCCGTGGTGTTCGCTGGCCTTGCTGTACTCCGCCATCTACGCGCGGCTCACCCGGTCCGGCATGCTCGAAACCATGAACGAGGACTTCATCCGCACCGCACGGGCCAAGGGCCTGAAGGAGCGCAAGGTCGTCGTCAAGCACGGCCTGCGGGCGGCGCTCACGCCGATCGTGACGGTCTTCGGCATGGACATCGGCCTGCTGCTCGGCGGCGCGGTGATCACCGAGTCGGTGTTCTCCCTGCCCGGCATCGGCCAGTACGCCGTCCAGGCCATCACCGACAACGACCTGCCGCCGATCCTCGGCGTCACCCTGCTGGCGGCCTTCTTCGTCGTGCTCTGCAACCTGGTGGTGGACGTGCTGTACGCCACCGTCGACCCGCGCGTGAGGCTCTCGTGA
- a CDS encoding LuxR C-terminal-related transcriptional regulator — protein MSPDVALSVLSQPIHRVILEQQDALAALHLAISRANSTYADVQQQRRAPVRPLLGEEAISASLEEAVRSCREELLTAQPGGGRSENILAEALDRDLALLARGVRQRTLYQHTARSHGPTLTYIEQVAKNGAEVRTLDELFERLIICDRTVAFIPNAQQERRQSALMIEHPGVVAYLVGVFEHAWERADPIPVVASCQRPPLLTDQTRQAILRLMVDGYTDASIASRLGMSSRTVAAHIKKAAEALGSRSRAQLAYLVAQSGVLDQPAGQQAS, from the coding sequence GTGTCACCGGACGTCGCCCTGAGCGTGCTCAGCCAGCCCATCCACCGCGTCATCCTGGAACAGCAGGATGCCCTGGCCGCACTGCACCTCGCGATTTCACGTGCCAACAGCACCTACGCGGACGTGCAACAGCAGCGACGAGCGCCCGTCCGGCCGCTCCTGGGGGAGGAGGCCATCAGCGCCTCGCTGGAGGAGGCCGTACGGTCCTGCCGGGAGGAACTCCTCACCGCCCAGCCCGGCGGCGGCCGCTCCGAGAACATCCTGGCCGAAGCCCTCGACCGGGACCTCGCCCTGCTGGCCCGGGGTGTCCGGCAGCGCACCCTGTACCAGCACACCGCCCGCTCGCACGGCCCCACCCTGACCTACATCGAGCAGGTGGCCAAGAACGGCGCCGAGGTCCGCACGCTCGACGAGCTGTTCGAGCGCCTGATCATCTGCGACCGGACCGTGGCCTTCATCCCGAACGCCCAGCAGGAGCGCCGTCAGTCGGCCCTCATGATCGAGCACCCCGGGGTCGTCGCCTACCTCGTCGGCGTCTTCGAACACGCCTGGGAGCGAGCGGATCCCATCCCCGTCGTGGCGTCCTGCCAGCGGCCGCCGCTGCTGACCGACCAGACGCGGCAGGCCATCTTGCGGTTGATGGTCGACGGGTACACCGACGCGAGCATCGCGAGCCGTCTCGGCATGAGTTCCCGCACGGTCGCGGCCCACATCAAGAAGGCCGCGGAGGCGCTGGGCAGTCGCAGCCGTGCCCAACTCGCCTATTTGGTCGCGCAGTCGGGGGTGCTGGACCAGCCCGCAGGACAGCAGGCGAGCTGA
- a CDS encoding ABC transporter substrate-binding protein gives MRRSAIAVAAAISSASLVLAGCSKADDNGDDGGSKATADAATKSVVNASTEKGGTVTYAMSDVPDSFDPGNTYYAYMYNFSRLYARPLLTFKPAPGEKGNEIVPDLAEGKGQSSDGGKTWTYKLRQGVKYEDGTEVTSADVKYAVERSNFARDVLSLGPNYFAQFLEGGDKYKGPYKDKSDKGLASIETPDKYTITFKLKQPFTDFDYLVTAPQTAPVPKAKDTGVDYTKKIVSSGSYKFQSYEEGKSVTLVRNPEWSAKTDPLRKQYPDKIVVNLKVNQATIDKDLMAGTTTVDLAGRGVDTQTQAQLLNNKDQKANTDNTYGGRLVYAALNTTVKPFDNVECRKAVQYAIDKVAVQTAQGGPVRGDIASTVLPPDVIGYQKFDAYPTKGNKGDAAKAKEHLSACKQPNGFKTYISARSDRQQEVDAATAIIDSLKKVGINAEMKQYPSGKYFTDYAGVPAFAKKQGIGIMMMQWGADWPTGYGYLNQILNGKAISASGNTNLSSFDNAEVNKLLDEAIQNPDESARNAAYAEADKKTMDEAVIVPLTYFKVLLYRSPNATNVVSSAAWSGQYDALNLGTTKK, from the coding sequence ATGCGAAGGTCAGCAATTGCCGTCGCTGCGGCCATCAGCAGCGCCAGCCTCGTGTTGGCGGGCTGCAGCAAGGCCGACGACAACGGCGACGACGGCGGCAGCAAGGCCACCGCCGATGCCGCCACCAAGTCGGTCGTGAACGCCTCCACGGAGAAGGGCGGCACGGTCACCTACGCGATGTCCGACGTGCCGGACTCGTTCGACCCGGGCAACACGTACTACGCGTACATGTACAACTTCAGCCGCCTCTACGCGCGTCCGCTGCTCACCTTCAAGCCGGCCCCCGGCGAGAAGGGCAACGAGATCGTGCCGGACCTGGCGGAGGGCAAGGGTCAGTCGTCCGACGGCGGCAAGACCTGGACGTACAAGCTCCGCCAGGGCGTGAAGTACGAGGACGGCACGGAGGTCACCTCGGCGGACGTCAAGTACGCGGTGGAGCGCTCCAACTTCGCCCGTGACGTGCTCTCCCTCGGTCCGAACTACTTCGCCCAGTTCCTGGAGGGCGGCGACAAGTACAAGGGCCCGTACAAGGACAAGAGCGACAAGGGCCTGGCGTCGATCGAGACGCCGGACAAGTACACGATCACCTTCAAGCTCAAGCAGCCGTTCACGGACTTCGACTACCTGGTCACCGCCCCGCAGACGGCTCCGGTGCCGAAGGCCAAGGACACCGGCGTCGACTACACCAAGAAGATCGTCTCCTCTGGCTCGTACAAGTTCCAGAGCTACGAGGAGGGCAAGTCGGTCACCCTGGTGCGCAACCCCGAGTGGAGCGCCAAGACCGACCCGCTGCGCAAGCAGTACCCGGACAAGATCGTGGTCAACCTGAAGGTCAACCAGGCCACGATCGACAAGGACCTGATGGCCGGCACCACCACCGTCGACCTGGCGGGCCGCGGCGTGGACACGCAGACGCAGGCCCAGCTGCTCAACAACAAGGACCAGAAGGCCAACACGGACAACACCTACGGTGGCCGTCTCGTCTACGCGGCGCTCAACACCACGGTCAAGCCGTTCGACAACGTCGAGTGCCGCAAGGCCGTGCAGTACGCCATCGACAAGGTGGCCGTGCAGACCGCGCAGGGCGGCCCGGTCCGCGGTGACATCGCCTCCACGGTGCTGCCGCCGGACGTCATCGGCTACCAGAAGTTCGACGCCTACCCCACCAAGGGCAACAAGGGTGACGCCGCCAAGGCCAAGGAGCACCTGAGCGCCTGCAAGCAGCCGAACGGCTTCAAGACCTACATCTCCGCGCGCAGCGACCGTCAGCAGGAGGTCGACGCGGCCACGGCGATCATCGACTCGCTGAAGAAGGTCGGCATCAACGCCGAGATGAAGCAGTACCCGTCCGGCAAGTACTTCACGGACTACGCCGGTGTGCCCGCGTTCGCCAAGAAGCAGGGCATCGGCATCATGATGATGCAGTGGGGCGCCGACTGGCCGACCGGCTACGGCTACCTGAACCAGATCCTCAACGGCAAGGCCATCAGCGCCTCCGGCAACACCAACCTCTCGTCGTTCGACAACGCTGAGGTCAACAAGCTGCTCGACGAGGCCATCCAGAACCCCGACGAGTCGGCGCGCAACGCCGCCTACGCCGAGGCCGACAAGAAGACGATGGACGAGGCCGTCATCGTGCCGCTGACCTACTTCAAGGTCTTGCTGTACCGCTCGCCGAACGCCACCAACGTGGTCTCCTCGGCCGCCTGGAGCGGTCAGTACGACGCCCTCAACCTCGGTACGACGAAGAAGTAG